The Pseudosulfitobacter pseudonitzschiae genome includes a region encoding these proteins:
- the nuoL gene encoding NADH-quinone oxidoreductase subunit L has translation MELTILFAPLVGALLCGFGWRAFGETAAMSIATGLLFLSALLSWVVFLTFDGTTEQIQILRWIESGSLSTDWSIRLDRLTAIMLIVITTVSSLVHLYSFGYMDKDPQWKDSESYKPRFFAYLSFFTFAMLMLVTSDNLVQMFFGWEGVGVASYLLIGFYYRKPSANAAAIKAFVVNRVGDFGFSLGIFALFLLTDSIRFDDVFAAAPGLAETQLSFLWGEWNAANVIAILLFIGAMGKSAQLFLHTWLPDAMEGPTPVSALIHAATMVTAGVFLICRMSPIMEFAPEATMFITFIGATTAFFAATVGLVQTDIKRVIAYSTCSQLGYMFVAAGVGMYSAAMFHLFTHAFFKAMLFLGAGSVIHAMHHEQDMTNYGGLRKKIPYTFAAMMIGTLAITGVGIPLTHIGFAGFLSKDAIIESAYAGGSMYGFWALVIAAAMTSFYSWRLIFLTFFGTARGDKHTHDHAHESPMVMLIPLGVLSLGAIFAGMLWYNSFFGHADQVGKFYGIPVAEAGADGAAEDHATEGEHHYAFAGQPGEGGLFMAPDNHVLDDAHAAPAWVKVSPFIAMLGGLIMALWFYIWNPTLPARLADNQRPIYLFLKNKWYFDEFYDVVFVRPAKWIGRMLWKKGDGNVIDGTLNGVAMGIVPFLTRLAGRAQSGYIFTYAFAMVIGIAVLITWMTLGGAN, from the coding sequence ATGGAACTGACTATCCTATTTGCCCCTCTGGTCGGCGCACTTCTGTGCGGCTTTGGCTGGCGCGCCTTTGGCGAGACGGCGGCAATGTCGATCGCTACGGGGCTGTTGTTCCTGTCCGCGTTGTTGTCGTGGGTTGTGTTTCTGACGTTCGATGGCACCACCGAACAGATCCAGATATTGCGCTGGATCGAAAGTGGATCGCTGAGCACCGATTGGTCAATCCGCCTGGACCGTCTGACCGCGATCATGCTGATCGTGATCACCACGGTCTCCAGCCTCGTGCATCTGTATTCGTTCGGGTACATGGACAAAGACCCGCAGTGGAAAGACAGCGAAAGCTATAAGCCACGCTTTTTCGCCTATCTGTCGTTCTTTACCTTCGCGATGCTGATGTTGGTGACCTCGGACAATCTGGTCCAGATGTTCTTTGGCTGGGAAGGCGTGGGCGTTGCCTCGTACCTGCTGATCGGCTTTTATTATCGCAAGCCGTCGGCCAACGCTGCCGCGATCAAGGCGTTTGTGGTCAACCGTGTGGGTGACTTCGGCTTTTCCTTGGGCATCTTCGCGCTGTTCTTGCTGACCGACAGCATTCGTTTTGACGATGTGTTTGCAGCGGCCCCTGGATTGGCCGAGACGCAGCTTTCGTTCCTTTGGGGGGAATGGAATGCGGCCAACGTGATTGCGATCCTGCTGTTCATCGGTGCGATGGGCAAATCGGCGCAACTGTTCCTGCACACATGGCTGCCCGACGCGATGGAAGGTCCGACACCTGTGTCGGCGCTGATCCACGCGGCGACAATGGTCACCGCCGGTGTGTTCCTGATCTGCCGCATGTCGCCGATCATGGAATTCGCCCCCGAAGCGACCATGTTCATCACCTTTATCGGTGCCACGACGGCCTTTTTTGCGGCCACCGTGGGGCTGGTGCAGACCGACATCAAACGGGTGATCGCTTATTCGACCTGTTCGCAGCTGGGCTATATGTTTGTCGCCGCAGGCGTCGGCATGTATTCGGCGGCGATGTTCCATCTGTTCACACACGCCTTCTTCAAGGCGATGCTTTTCTTGGGGGCGGGTTCGGTCATTCATGCGATGCACCACGAGCAGGATATGACCAACTATGGCGGTCTGCGTAAGAAAATTCCCTATACCTTTGCTGCAATGATGATCGGCACGCTGGCCATCACCGGTGTCGGCATTCCGTTGACCCACATCGGGTTCGCGGGCTTCCTGTCCAAGGATGCGATTATCGAGAGCGCCTATGCAGGCGGGTCGATGTACGGGTTCTGGGCGCTGGTGATTGCCGCCGCGATGACAAGCTTTTACAGTTGGCGTCTGATCTTCCTGACCTTCTTTGGCACAGCGCGCGGCGACAAGCACACGCATGATCATGCGCACGAAAGCCCGATGGTCATGTTGATCCCGCTGGGCGTTCTGTCACTGGGTGCGATTTTTGCAGGTATGCTGTGGTACAACAGCTTTTTCGGTCATGCCGATCAGGTTGGCAAATTCTATGGCATTCCCGTGGCTGAAGCGGGTGCCGATGGCGCTGCTGAAGATCACGCAACCGAAGGCGAACACCATTACGCATTCGCAGGACAACCCGGCGAGGGTGGGTTGTTTATGGCACCCGACAACCATGTTCTGGATGACGCGCACGCCGCCCCCGCATGGGTCAAAGTTTCGCCCTTTATCGCGATGCTGGGCGGGTTGATCATGGCGCTGTGGTTCTACATCTGGAACCCGACACTGCCTGCGCGACTGGCGGACAACCAGCGTCCGATCTATCTGTTCCTCAAGAACAAATGGTACTTTGACGAGTTTTACGATGTCGTCTTTGTGCGGCCAGCCAAATGGATTGGTCGCATGCTTTGGAAAAAGGGCGATGGCAACGTCATTGATGGCACGCTGAACGGTGTTGCGATGGGTATCGTGCCCTTCCTGACCCGTCTGGCTGGCCGTGCGCAGTCTGGCTATATCTTTACCTATGCCTTCGCGATGGTCATCGGGATTGCCGTTTTGATCACATGGATGACCCTCGGAGGGGCGAACTGA